One segment of Stomatobaculum sp. F0698 DNA contains the following:
- the tsf gene encoding translation elongation factor Ts, with translation MGAITAAMVKELRELTGAGMMDSKKALAAVEGDMEKAIEFLREKGLAGAQKKASRIAAEGMVAVLVSADGKKGVAVEVNAETDFVAKNEKFRNYVGEVAQQALDTNATDLEAFLAEPWKADNSLTVKEQLSAMISVIGEKLDIRRFRQLKEENGFVESYVHAGGKIGVLLAVETDVVNDAVKEMAKNVAMQVAALKPLYTSDAEVDADYLEKEKEILAAQIKNDPKMANKPEKVIEGAVQGRLQKELKEICLLDQVYVKAEDGKQSVAAYVASVAKENQANIAIKTFVRFETGEGLEHKSENFAEEVAKQMQG, from the coding sequence AGAAGGCTCTCGCGGCAGTCGAGGGCGACATGGAGAAGGCGATTGAGTTCCTTCGTGAGAAGGGACTTGCCGGCGCGCAGAAAAAGGCGAGCCGCATCGCAGCAGAAGGTATGGTTGCTGTTCTTGTCAGCGCTGACGGTAAGAAGGGCGTTGCGGTCGAAGTGAATGCCGAGACCGACTTCGTCGCGAAGAACGAGAAGTTCAGAAACTATGTCGGCGAGGTTGCACAGCAGGCGCTGGATACCAATGCTACAGATCTCGAGGCTTTCCTCGCAGAGCCGTGGAAGGCAGACAACTCCCTCACGGTGAAGGAGCAGCTCTCCGCTATGATTTCCGTGATCGGCGAGAAGCTTGACATTCGTCGTTTCCGCCAGCTCAAGGAGGAGAACGGTTTTGTCGAGTCCTATGTCCATGCGGGCGGAAAGATCGGCGTTCTTCTTGCGGTCGAGACCGATGTTGTGAACGATGCGGTCAAGGAGATGGCAAAGAATGTCGCAATGCAGGTCGCAGCGCTGAAGCCGCTCTACACGAGCGATGCCGAGGTCGATGCGGACTACCTTGAGAAGGAGAAGGAAATCCTTGCGGCGCAGATTAAGAATGACCCGAAGATGGCAAACAAGCCGGAGAAGGTCATTGAGGGCGCTGTGCAGGGCCGTCTCCAGAAGGAGCTGAAGGAAATCTGCCTTCTGGATCAGGTTTATGTCAAGGCAGAGGACGGCAAGCAGAGCGTAGCTGCATACGTGGCTTCCGTCGCGAAGGAGAACCAGGCAAACATCGCAATCAAGACCTTTGTCCGCTTTGAGACCGGCGAGGGCCTTGAGCACAAGAGCGAGAACTTTGCGGAAGAAGT